The Microcoleus sp. AS-A8 genome contains a region encoding:
- the hemH gene encoding ferrochelatase yields MGRVGVLLLNLGGPDELRDVRPFLYNLFSDPEIIRLPFSWLQSPLAWLISTLRAKKSQENYRQIGGGSPLRRITEAQAQALQEHLQQKGKDARVYIGMRYWHPFTEEAIARIKRDGITDLVILPLYPQFSISTSGSSFRLLEKIWQEDPALNRINYTVIPSWYQQPGYLQAMAQLIAQELDQLPNPDSVHIFFSAHGVPVSYVTEAGDPYQQEIEDCTALIMQTLNRPNPHTLAYQSRVGPVEWLKPYTEDALQELGTQGIENLLVVPISFVSEHIETLQEVDIEYRHLAEEAGIGSFHRVPALNTHPVFIESLATLVVDSLEVPSCQFAEVIHPTKKVKMYPQERWEWGMTTAAEVWNGRLAMIGFLALVLELISGQGPLHFVGLL; encoded by the coding sequence ATGGGCCGTGTTGGGGTTTTATTACTAAATTTGGGAGGACCCGATGAGTTAAGGGATGTCCGTCCCTTTCTATACAACTTATTTTCTGACCCCGAAATTATTCGTTTACCCTTTTCCTGGCTGCAAAGTCCCCTTGCTTGGTTAATTTCCACACTACGTGCGAAAAAATCTCAAGAAAACTACCGACAAATCGGTGGGGGTTCACCGTTGCGGCGCATTACAGAGGCTCAGGCTCAAGCTCTTCAAGAACATTTACAACAAAAAGGGAAAGACGCCAGAGTTTATATCGGAATGCGTTATTGGCATCCCTTCACAGAAGAAGCGATCGCCCGGATTAAGCGCGACGGAATTACAGATTTAGTCATTCTACCTCTGTATCCTCAATTTTCCATCAGTACCAGTGGTTCCAGCTTCCGTCTGCTCGAAAAAATTTGGCAAGAAGACCCAGCCCTTAACCGAATTAACTATACGGTCATTCCTTCCTGGTACCAGCAGCCCGGTTACCTGCAAGCGATGGCGCAGTTAATTGCCCAAGAACTCGATCAGTTGCCTAACCCTGACTCTGTTCATATTTTCTTCAGTGCTCATGGCGTCCCTGTCAGTTACGTCACAGAGGCAGGTGACCCCTACCAACAAGAAATTGAGGATTGCACAGCCCTAATTATGCAAACCCTCAACCGTCCCAACCCCCATACTCTGGCTTATCAAAGTCGAGTTGGCCCGGTAGAGTGGCTCAAACCCTATACAGAAGACGCCCTTCAAGAATTAGGGACTCAAGGCATCGAAAATTTGCTAGTGGTACCCATTAGCTTTGTCTCCGAACACATCGAAACGCTGCAAGAAGTTGACATCGAGTATCGACACTTAGCAGAAGAAGCGGGTATTGGCAGCTTCCATCGTGTACCCGCCCTCAATACCCATCCTGTGTTTATTGAGTCCCTGGCGACTTTGGTGGTTGACTCGCTTGAGGTCCCTAGTTGCCAGTTTGCTGAAGTCATCCATCCGACGAAGAAAGTTAAGATGTATCCCCAAGAACGTTGGGAGTGGGGAATGACCACAGCCGCAGAAGTGTGGAATGGTCGCCTAGCAATGATTGGTTTTCTGGCTTTGGTGTTGGAGTTAATTAGTGGTCAGGGACCTTTGCATTTTGTCGGGTTATTGTAA
- the rpsU gene encoding 30S ribosomal protein S21, with amino-acid sequence MTQVVVGENEGIESALRRFKRQVSKAGIFADMKRLRHFETPIEKKKRKAVARRRKRRMN; translated from the coding sequence ATGACCCAAGTGGTTGTCGGTGAAAATGAAGGCATTGAGTCTGCACTGCGACGCTTCAAGCGTCAAGTGTCAAAGGCTGGAATATTTGCAGATATGAAGCGTTTGCGTCACTTTGAAACCCCCATCGAAAAGAAAAAGCGGAAAGCTGTTGCCAGAAGGCGCAAGCGGCGGATGAACTAA
- a CDS encoding RNA-binding protein, which translates to MSIYVGNLSYQVTPEDLSSVFAEYGTVKRVQIPTDRETGRSRGFGFVEMETEAEEDAAIQELNGAEWMGRSLSVNKAKPREDKKRSGSYSPRY; encoded by the coding sequence ATGTCAATCTATGTAGGTAACCTTTCCTACCAGGTTACACCAGAGGATCTGAGTAGCGTTTTTGCGGAATACGGAACTGTAAAACGTGTTCAAATTCCAACAGACCGTGAAACAGGTCGCTCTCGCGGGTTTGGTTTTGTGGAAATGGAAACAGAAGCTGAAGAAGATGCAGCGATTCAAGAGCTTAATGGTGCCGAATGGATGGGTCGTAGTCTAAGCGTCAACAAGGCAAAGCCTCGCGAAGATAAAAAGCGCAGTGGTAGTTACTCACCCCGCTACTAA
- the dusB gene encoding tRNA dihydrouridine synthase DusB produces the protein MVSLSPSLKAQLSTPLKIGSLEVNSRVLQSPLSGVTDLVFRRLVRRYAPESMMYTEMVHASGLRYAKALPKMMEVDPNERPISIQLFDCRPDFLAEAAQMAVEEGADTVDINMGCPVNKITKNGGGSSLLREPETAEAIVRAVVQAVTVPVTVKTRIGWTDQEINILEFAKRMEEAGAQMITVHGRTRAQGYNGNAQWEWIGRVKEILSIPVIANGDIFSVEAAVNCLEQTGADGVMCSRGTLGYPFLVGEIDYFLKTGQILTPPTPEERLECAREHLQALWEYKGDRGIRQSRKHMTWYTRGFPGAAELRGQLAVIETVEQGVELIEQAIAALKEACSLHNSKPILG, from the coding sequence ATGGTTTCCTTATCTCCCAGCTTGAAAGCCCAACTCTCCACGCCGCTGAAGATAGGCTCTTTGGAAGTGAACAGCCGAGTTTTACAGTCACCCCTCTCTGGTGTTACGGATTTGGTGTTTCGCCGTCTGGTGCGACGCTATGCCCCAGAGTCGATGATGTATACAGAGATGGTTCATGCATCCGGGCTGCGCTACGCTAAAGCTCTGCCGAAAATGATGGAGGTAGACCCCAACGAACGACCCATCAGTATTCAACTGTTTGACTGCCGCCCTGATTTCTTAGCCGAAGCCGCGCAGATGGCGGTTGAGGAAGGAGCGGATACGGTGGATATTAATATGGGTTGCCCGGTTAACAAAATCACGAAAAACGGTGGCGGTTCCTCTCTATTGCGGGAACCGGAAACCGCTGAGGCGATTGTGCGGGCTGTAGTCCAAGCCGTTACTGTCCCCGTTACCGTAAAAACCCGCATTGGCTGGACCGATCAGGAGATTAATATCCTAGAATTTGCCAAACGCATGGAGGAGGCCGGGGCGCAGATGATTACGGTTCATGGACGTACCCGCGCCCAAGGATACAATGGCAATGCCCAGTGGGAATGGATTGGACGAGTAAAGGAGATTCTCTCTATCCCCGTGATTGCCAATGGAGATATCTTCTCCGTCGAGGCCGCCGTAAATTGTTTAGAACAAACGGGTGCGGATGGGGTGATGTGTTCGCGAGGGACACTAGGCTATCCGTTCTTAGTCGGAGAAATTGACTACTTCCTGAAAACTGGACAAATATTGACGCCACCGACGCCCGAAGAACGCCTGGAATGTGCGCGAGAACATCTGCAAGCCTTGTGGGAGTATAAAGGCGATCGCGGTATTCGTCAGTCCAGAAAGCACATGACTTGGTATACTAGAGGTTTCCCTGGAGCCGCTGAATTGCGGGGGCAGTTGGCTGTCATTGAAACCGTTGAGCAGGGTGTCGAATTAATTGAGCAGGCTATAGCCGCCTTAAAAGAAGCTTGCTCATTGCACAACTCAAAACCTATCTTAGGCTAA